ATAGGCTCAGGCTGACTCACCCCAGGAGGTGTGTTCCAGAGCTCGGCAACACTCCCTGTTCTCATCTGCGCTGCCTCCGTGTCAACacccttttaaaatgttaacaaTATCCTAGGGAGCCATAGTGAAGGACGGGGCTCTCCCACACCACATACACTAAGATCAAGAATTGGTCTTACCATGTACCCAACAGCTGTTACTTTCCTTCTGCTACATCCACAATTAAGCCATGTCTGCAAAGGAAAACTTGGCCCAGCTTTCATTTCTCACACTCTGCAGGACACTGCACATGGTGGCACCTTTGAATGCACCAAACCTAGTGAACAGTGTGGGTGCCTTCACACACCTGCTTTGGAAGAGTTTAACAGTCTGCTTCCTCATATTTAGAAGTCAACAAGATCTGCCCAACaagctgttggtttttttttttctcctttaaaaccACATTGGTTAGCACCAACCATTTTCCTCATTAGCTGAATTCACCTGTATTTGGATATTCAGGCAGTGAGCAATTAGCAGGCCACCCTCATCTGCCCTTCTGCAAGCTTCCTGTTCTCAGCAGTTCCCCAGGAGACCAGTATTTCTCCAAAATAAAGAACAAGTCAGAGAGCTCCTAAGACTGATTCTGGATGGGAAATACTAActtgttcttttaaaagcatctaATACTTGCGTAATACAGGCGTACACAATCCTGATTTTTCAattaaagaacagaaacatttatAAACATCATCTTTCTCTGTAGCCCTATGGACTACTAATCATGTTGGTGCTTCAGACAGTGGTGAGATTATACCACATCTTAGATTTCTGCTATGCTAACACAGCAGCTTTACACGCCCATATCCATTTGTGTTCATGCCCTTCTCAGCCACAGATTCTTagtctccttcccttccctacccAAGGGTTTCTAATTGTGTCCTTTGCTTTGCCCATAAGACAGATGTACTTTTTATGAAAGCTGATccttttcttgaggaaaaaaaatcatgttgcATTATTACAAACATCGACTCACAACAGTTCATATTTTGCTGTTTGTGGGTGAATGAGGAGGTAACGTTTTTTTTATATGTGGGAAAAAAGACATACAAATATTCCCAATGAAAGCATCAACATTTAGGCACAGAACAAGCACTGCAAAGAGCTTAACTTAAtcctgcattttcttctcctgagactgctctttaaaaagcaaccaaccaacTAAACACAAAAGCAGGACAACAGCTATTCTAGGGCAAGCTTGATGATAATAAAGCTTAAGTTGGGGCTATTACTCCTGGGATGAACAAACTATGAGTATTTCTCTGTCACAGAGGACTGTGTATGGACAAAAATTGCCTGCCCTCTCTGTGTTCCAATACAAGAACTAGAATCATAAGCAGCAGCGAGTAGGAGTCAGGTTCAAAGAGGTAAAAAAGGAGGTTGACCTTCCAGGCAGCAAACAGGAAACCCGTGAAACTCGGTAAATGACACTGTGGACCCAAAAAGTTTCCATGGGAACAAGGGGAGAATAGGACAAATGCTGGGCTTCTACTGCATAGCAAACTCACAACTGACCCTAGAAATGGAGTGCTGAAGATAGCTGGCAGTTACAAGACTGCTGCAAGGGCAAGCATATAGTATGTTTGCCATATATTATGCTACTTCTAGAACTTGGATCtacctgctgctttttcaaCCTGCTGTGGGAGACAGAGCTGGGAAACAGATCCGTGGTCTGAGCCGTGAGGCTGTTCTTACCTAAAATTAAATCAATTCACATCCTACCAGAAACACTGGaaactctttttcttctctggagtTGTTTACTTGGTTTACCTTGGGGTCTTAGTATATAACAATTAATGTGTTCTCTTGACAGGCAAACCAGAAATGCACATGGAAGCAAAGAGCTACACTGTTATGAGCAATAAGCCCAAGACAGGTCTGCCTCCCTCGTCCTGTGCTCCAGCCAGAGCAGTAGAGTTGCTGCCAAAGAAGCTGGCTGCtagagcatattttttttcttttaaaagagaggaaacaaataATCTTACCAGTATCATGGCAACATGGGAAAACCGCTCGTAAGTCTGACAGATATATGCAAGCCCTGTGTCATCCAGAAGGATTTTCTGAAGAATAAATGTGGCAACCTAGAatgaggagaaagcagaaataaagggTATAAACAACTTATCTCTCCTGAAAAGGGACAGCCTTTGTGCTGCCTTCTTTTCAAGGCAGTCTTAGAGTTGAAAGGCCTTTCAGCAGGCAGTAAATGCTTTACTCAGTTAAAGTttaaagccaaaagaaaatgcaggacACTACACAATGCTTGGCATCTGACTAAAGCAATGGACACAAAACTGTGTGTACAAGATGACTGGATGCAGGTTGCATAAGACAGCCTCAGGATTACAGCCACACTACTGTTGTCACAGAGCAAGAAGCAGAAGGATGTGTCCCTTGGCCCTGCCATAGAGATGGCAAGCTgatttcagttttcatcttcAGTGTTATCGGTTCACAACAAGACAAGTGGCTTCCTGGAAGAACCTCAGCCAGCTGTGTCAGCAGGTTTCACCAGAGAAACACACAAAGACTAAGACCTGTGGCCAGCCCACCACAGTCATCAGCTCACAGATGCAAGCTCATGGGGAAACAGAGTCCCTCATCAGAGGAAACAATGAAATTGATCCACTGCGGTGAACATTCCCATAACCATCCACCACCCAATCTCCACAGTGCATAGCTGCAGCATTTGTTCTCTCAGGCCAAGGAAAGTTGTtccagctcagctctgaagttactctgcacagcagcagagggaaaggatATTGAGAAAAGCAAGATCTTTTCCAGTAAAACTACCAAGATCAAGAACTCCAGCTTAGTTTGgtgcttttggtttttcttttaagaagtaAAAACTCCACTCAGAGTTGCCCCAGCATATGCAACAGGACACAAGCCAACTCTGCAGGCTACTGGATGCCTGGTCAGTCAGAGATAAGTAACAAGTCTTAATTAAGACAAAAATAGTAGATACCGTTTTGGAGAGTTCACTGCCAGACTCCATAATGCGTAAGCACAGAGGGATAATTTCTGTCGTCAATAAGAAATTTATCACTTCTTGCTCATCAGTTTTCACCAAGGccccttgaaagaaaaaaaaataaaaaatcaagaAATCTCAAATTGTTTCATAAAAACCCTTACCTTTCACAGAGGACCTGGGCTCCTCCCCAGGAATCATTAAGTCTGAATGGCAGGCAAAGCAACTGTCATCCTGAGTATGCTGCAGCCCATGGCTAGAGAAGAAATCATTTTGGCAGCATAAAAGTAATGAAGCTGAGTTTgggagttgtttgtttttcagaaagggGATGCATTCTTGGCTCTCCCTCAGTGGTGCCACAAGCACAAGAGGACTTGCCACCCAAAGAGGACTTGCCACCCACAGCAAGCTCTGggagaaataaatgcattttaagacCCTCTTATTTTATGCattaaagagaaatttttttaggcagaaagaagaagaaaaaaatcaaccaaaaaaccccctaaACAGGATAAACAGGATAGGGGGAAGACATGGCAAATACACCTAAGACAATGATAAAAATCGAAGACTGCCCAGTCTGTACCCACCTTTCTCAGTGTCTAGCTGGCTGGGGGTGAAGTCACAACAAGCCTGCAGGTGGTGCTTGTACtcacaggaaacatttttagCAATGCACCCAGATATCAGGATTTTCCTTATTAGAGAAAAGCCCAATTCCTACACACTAAGAGGAACCTGCCTCCACAACTGACAGAAAGGGAGCAGCTCCTCTTGTTAACACTACAGAACTCAgcagataaataataaataaaaataaaaaaaataaaaataaaaataaaaaaagacctTGCTTTTGGTCTCTATACCCACCATGCAGGTCTCTATACCCACAGCATGAACTGCACTCAACTTGGTAAGAAACCTGAGCTCCAGCATTAGACTGGCTGCTTACCAATCACTCCAAGGCTTGTGAGCCGCAGGTACTCGAATGGCCGTGTCTTGCTAACTGTGTGCAAGAAGGGGTACAGGAAGAGAGGGATATGAGCTGCCAGAAAAGCTGAcctgcaggagagggagaacaTCCAGCATGAGAgacaaggaattaaaaaagcGAGCACACAATCCAGCATTACCATGCAAAGCTCAGACTATACCTGACAGAtgccactgctgtttctcagcaGAGGGTAACAGTTCGTTCTCTGGTGGAAACGTATGAAGTCAATTCTGCACTGCATGCAGCACTGACACCTAAACTGTCAGGTGCCTGTAGCACTCTCTTGCACAACCACCCAACATCCTTCCTCAGTTCCCAGTTTCCAAACTTTAAATATAGAGGTGTGCAAGATCCTGTTTTTCTGGATACCACTTCACAGAGGGTAGCTGTAACACTACTTTGCTACAGGTGAAAAACAGCTTCAGCTATGAGCACTTTCTTCTCAGCAGGAACAGAAGCATGAGATCATGAACCCCTGGGTAgcttttttcctgagttttagTGACTGATTTTGTCTAAGCCAACATCATCTTTTCCCTTGCTGACATGGACTGGAGTCAGACTGAGAAAACCTGAAGTCAGGCTGAGGACTCCAGACATGGCTCCTGTTATTGGTTCCTGGCCACACACTGTCTCTGGGAAGGACAGTCCTGCTCATTCCACCCTCTGGACAGCTGGTTTAAATAACTGTAAGCTCATTAAAGCAAGGGTCCTGCACACAGGACTCAGCACAAAGGCACCCATACTGCTGGCTgagctcccaggagctgccacaACTCAAAGCTGTGAGAACTTGCAAGATCTCAGGATAATCCAGGGAATTCAATGGATTTGGGATGACCATAAAACTGTCATGCTGATAATCCATGCAAAGGAGTaaaaggagcaggcagctgtCTATCTTCCAGTTCTGCCCTCTGTTCCACTTCTCTTGGTAGAAAACATAAAAGAGAGGAGCTTACATCCTTCTGGAGTCAAACCAACACCTCAGAAGACTCACACACTTGGAAACACTTACCTTGTTTCAGGGTGTGATGCAACACACTGTAGTAGAGCTAAAGCATTGCAGACTCTGTTGGACTGATGGGCTGTCAAAGTTGGAGGGTTGATTGATGgataaatatttacaatttcctaaaaattaacaaaga
The nucleotide sequence above comes from Heliangelus exortis chromosome 6, bHelExo1.hap1, whole genome shotgun sequence. Encoded proteins:
- the CNOT9 gene encoding CCR4-NOT transcription complex subunit 9 isoform X8 codes for the protein MLWHSFGTIAALLQEIVNIYPSINPPTLTAHQSNRVCNALALLQCVASHPETRSAFLAAHIPLFLYPFLHTVSKTRPFEYLRLTSLGVIGALVKTDEQEVINFLLTTEIIPLCLRIMESGSELSKTVATFILQKILLDDTGLAYICQTYERFSHVAMILGKMVLQLSKEPSARLLKHVVRCYLRLSDNPRCRAREALRQCLPDQLKDTTFAQVLKDDTTTKRWLAQLVKNLQEGQVTDPRGIPLPPQ